In Leifsonia sp. ZF2019, a genomic segment contains:
- the phnC gene encoding phosphonate ABC transporter ATP-binding protein, translated as MTASTASAGAGVRFENVGVTYPNGSAGLRDVSLDIAPGEMAAVVGLSGAGKSTLIRTINGLVPITAGEITVGDRRLNGLRGRRLRELRSDVGMVFQSFNLAKRTTVLNNVLMGRLYHTSAWRALLGAWAKDDVELAMQALERVEIVPKAYASASELSGGQQQRVAIARTLAQRPKVILADEPVASLDPPTSHVVMRDLQRINAELGITVVVNLHFLDLARRYGSRLIGLRSGEIVFDGTGADADEAVFESIYGRSLTADDVLDAPAVQL; from the coding sequence GTGACCGCATCCACCGCATCGGCGGGCGCCGGCGTCCGGTTCGAGAACGTCGGGGTCACCTACCCCAACGGCTCCGCGGGGCTCCGCGACGTCAGCCTCGACATCGCCCCGGGCGAGATGGCCGCCGTCGTCGGGCTCTCGGGCGCGGGCAAGTCGACCTTGATCCGCACGATCAACGGTCTGGTGCCGATCACCGCGGGCGAGATCACGGTCGGCGATCGCCGGCTGAACGGCCTGCGCGGGCGCAGGCTGCGCGAGCTCCGCAGCGACGTCGGGATGGTCTTCCAGAGCTTCAACCTCGCCAAGCGCACCACGGTTCTCAACAACGTCCTGATGGGCCGGCTCTATCACACGTCCGCCTGGCGGGCGCTGCTCGGCGCCTGGGCCAAGGACGATGTCGAGCTGGCCATGCAGGCGCTGGAGCGCGTCGAGATCGTGCCGAAGGCGTACGCCAGCGCGTCCGAGCTCTCGGGCGGTCAGCAGCAGCGCGTCGCCATCGCGCGCACGCTCGCTCAGCGGCCGAAGGTCATCCTCGCCGACGAGCCGGTGGCCTCCCTCGACCCGCCGACCTCGCATGTCGTCATGCGCGACCTGCAGCGCATCAACGCGGAGCTCGGCATCACGGTGGTGGTCAACCTCCACTTCCTCGACCTGGCACGCCGCTACGGCTCACGCCTGATCGGGCTCCGCAGCGGCGAGATCGTCTTCGACGGCACCGGCGCCGACGCCGACGAGGCCGTGTTCGAGTCGATCTACGGCCGGTCGCTGACCGCGGACGACGTGCTCGACGCGCCGGCGGTGCAACTGTGA
- the phnE gene encoding phosphonate ABC transporter, permease protein PhnE has translation MTTAPGSLRPVRPRTGWKAAIAVLIVAAITVWSAVAVQVDVGALFANAQNASNTFIQLFQPDYTFFPETLPALLQTVQMAVIATAVSVVVALPLSFLASRATNPHGVVLGVVRFVMNVVRSVPDLLYASLFVTVVGTGALSGILALVLFNVGILVKLVSEALDGLDRGGQEAALASGATWFRANRAAMVPEVAPTFLSQTIYVLELNIRASTVIGLVGAGGLGMLIDKVRTFYQYHYLSMIILEVLVLVVLLELLSSIARRKLLR, from the coding sequence GTGACCACCGCTCCGGGGTCGCTGCGGCCGGTGCGGCCGCGCACGGGCTGGAAGGCGGCGATCGCCGTCCTGATCGTCGCGGCCATCACCGTCTGGTCGGCCGTCGCCGTGCAGGTCGACGTCGGCGCGCTGTTCGCCAACGCGCAGAACGCATCGAACACCTTCATCCAGCTGTTCCAGCCGGACTACACGTTCTTCCCCGAGACGCTGCCGGCCCTCCTCCAGACCGTCCAGATGGCCGTCATCGCCACCGCAGTGAGCGTCGTCGTCGCGCTCCCGCTCTCGTTCCTCGCCTCCCGGGCGACGAACCCCCACGGCGTCGTGCTCGGCGTCGTGCGGTTCGTGATGAACGTCGTGCGCAGCGTGCCCGACCTCCTCTACGCGTCGCTCTTCGTGACCGTGGTCGGAACAGGCGCCCTCTCCGGCATCCTCGCGCTCGTCCTGTTCAACGTCGGGATCCTGGTCAAGCTCGTCTCCGAAGCCCTCGACGGCCTCGACCGCGGCGGTCAGGAGGCCGCCCTCGCCTCGGGCGCCACCTGGTTCCGCGCCAACCGCGCCGCAATGGTCCCGGAGGTCGCCCCCACCTTCCTGTCGCAGACCATCTATGTGCTCGAGCTCAACATCCGCGCCTCGACCGTCATCGGCCTCGTGGGCGCGGGCGGCCTCGGCATGCTCATCGACAAGGTGAGGACCTTCTACCAGTACCACTACCTGAGCATGATCATCCTGGAGGTCCTGGTGCTGGTCGTCCTGCTCGAGCTCCTCAGCTCCATCGCCCGCAGGAAGCTGCTCCGATGA
- the phnE gene encoding phosphonate ABC transporter, permease protein PhnE, with protein MTALTGTTASHVAGAAAGGGSPERPGRERPGGERPKRPLRVGRAIVWAVVTAVVVAAFWGVDISWDALLQLPQKLTHYLGLMFLPPAWDKLPDALSATMLSVAMAWFGTVLGIIVSFPLSLLATRGLTPAVLHWPLRAVFAVLRAVPEVVIAVLMLSVTGLTAYTGALAIAIGSIGTLGKWGYESFESVDRGPIEAATAAGASRVRIMRWGVWPSAKPDVLAFWLYRFEINVRASAILGLIGAGGIGKMLVDNIQFRVWDVVGMLMLVVVVVTMVIDQLSGMVRHRIIAGRWELPVVSALRRRASRVTS; from the coding sequence ATGACCGCGCTCACCGGCACCACCGCCTCGCACGTCGCCGGTGCGGCCGCGGGCGGGGGATCCCCGGAGCGCCCTGGTCGGGAGCGCCCTGGTGGGGAGCGCCCGAAGCGCCCGCTGCGCGTCGGCCGCGCGATCGTCTGGGCTGTCGTGACCGCCGTCGTGGTCGCCGCCTTCTGGGGCGTCGACATCTCGTGGGACGCCCTTCTGCAGCTTCCCCAGAAGCTCACCCACTATCTCGGGCTGATGTTCCTACCGCCGGCGTGGGACAAGCTCCCCGACGCCCTCTCGGCCACGATGCTGTCGGTCGCCATGGCATGGTTCGGCACCGTGCTCGGCATCATCGTGTCGTTCCCGCTCAGTCTGCTCGCGACGCGCGGGCTCACCCCGGCGGTATTGCACTGGCCGCTGCGCGCGGTGTTCGCCGTGCTGCGCGCCGTGCCCGAGGTCGTCATCGCCGTGCTGATGCTGTCGGTCACCGGGCTCACGGCCTACACCGGCGCCCTCGCCATCGCGATCGGCTCCATCGGGACCCTCGGCAAGTGGGGCTACGAGAGCTTCGAGTCCGTGGATCGCGGCCCGATCGAGGCGGCGACCGCGGCCGGCGCCTCCCGCGTACGGATCATGCGCTGGGGCGTGTGGCCGAGCGCCAAGCCCGATGTGCTCGCGTTCTGGCTCTACCGCTTCGAGATCAACGTGCGCGCCTCGGCCATCCTGGGCCTCATCGGGGCCGGGGGAATCGGCAAGATGCTGGTCGACAACATCCAGTTCCGCGTCTGGGACGTCGTCGGGATGCTCATGCTCGTGGTCGTCGTGGTCACCATGGTCATCGACCAGCTGTCGGGCATGGTGCGGCACCGCATCATCGCCGGCCGGTGGGAGCTCCCGGTCGTCTCCGCGCTTCGCCGTCGAGCCAGTAGGGTGACCTCGTGA